From a region of the Pedosphaera parvula Ellin514 genome:
- the thiD gene encoding bifunctional hydroxymethylpyrimidine kinase/phosphomethylpyrimidine kinase has translation MTRKQLPIALTIAGSDSGGGAGIQADLKTFAALGVHGTSAITCITAQNPKRLLGIEACSPGIVRQQMEAVFEELPPGAAKTGMLYSEEIIKSVAGFFKSKRQTPLVVDPVMISTSGKRLLKPTAMRALQEKLLPLATLVTPNLDEANVLLGKAPDSIEDMRGAARELHKRFGCAWLMKGGHLKGAKEAADVFFDGKEELLLTSRFVKGVSTHGTGCTYSAAITAYLALGLELSEAVTMAKHYISESIAKSDRVANHFVLNTVWR, from the coding sequence ATGACGCGAAAACAATTACCAATAGCGCTGACGATTGCGGGGTCCGACAGCGGCGGTGGCGCGGGAATTCAAGCAGATTTGAAAACGTTCGCCGCGTTGGGTGTGCATGGCACGAGCGCGATTACTTGCATCACGGCGCAAAATCCGAAGCGATTACTGGGGATCGAGGCCTGTTCGCCGGGGATTGTGCGCCAGCAGATGGAAGCGGTTTTTGAGGAACTGCCACCTGGAGCGGCGAAAACCGGGATGCTTTATTCCGAGGAAATTATCAAGAGCGTGGCAGGCTTTTTTAAGAGCAAACGCCAGACTCCGCTCGTGGTGGATCCGGTGATGATATCGACGAGTGGGAAAAGATTATTGAAACCGACAGCGATGCGGGCGTTGCAGGAAAAACTATTGCCGTTGGCGACTTTGGTGACGCCGAATTTGGACGAAGCCAATGTGCTGTTGGGAAAAGCGCCTGACAGCATCGAAGACATGCGTGGTGCAGCGCGGGAACTTCACAAGCGATTCGGCTGCGCGTGGTTGATGAAAGGCGGTCACTTAAAAGGAGCGAAAGAGGCGGCGGATGTTTTTTTTGATGGCAAGGAGGAGCTGCTGTTGACGTCACGCTTCGTAAAAGGAGTGAGCACTCATGGAACCGGTTGCACGTACTCTGCCGCAATCACGGCATATCTGGCTTTAGGCCTGGAGTTGAGTGAAGCGGTGACGATGGCGAAGCATTACATTAGTGAATCGATTGCAAAGAGTGACAGGGTGGCAAATCATTTTGTTCTGAATACCGTGTGGCGATAA